One segment of Sulfobacillus thermosulfidooxidans DSM 9293 DNA contains the following:
- a CDS encoding recombinase family protein, giving the protein MRVLGVVRVSTKEQATDAHYSFAAQRTRIRAYCHDRHWDLVDIVEYVQSGGSNRRELREILARVQRDQIQCIVVNELDRLTRDMVSTMLFLEELQRVGCRFASVSDDLDLTTPDGELKMMMLAMFAHYFRRQLSRKVKGGQAERAKQGKRHGERPFGYRPHGDSWVPDPQEAPVVQQIFQWYLQDQLGFRAIAQRLNAAGIPGQRGRTGTWDVRTVERLLRREAYVGDTIYGRWIQETDREGHTHVRRQTPQIIRDTHPAIIDRETWNRAQDRLRIRQSLGRRTHDSPYLFSGLVRCGACGASMVVVRTGRRQPDGRRAPVYCCRAYHTKGQCSTATKIPVADLDAAVLGALREEFRQVQTAPTPEQVARWLGDDPVMAQAQAARHRAAQRLAAIPAMLARAEEMALAGAYTIDEYKQAKARLLAEQAECEAVLHAPWPQLDDPQRLAARVAALIPQLEAALTADVTTARPWIQSVVERIVCHPGRHITVTWRSAGEEVCPVAVGAAQRPSE; this is encoded by the coding sequence ATGCGAGTCTTAGGTGTCGTCCGGGTCTCGACGAAAGAACAAGCCACGGATGCCCATTATAGTTTTGCCGCCCAGCGCACGCGGATTCGGGCTTATTGCCACGACCGCCACTGGGACCTCGTGGATATTGTCGAATATGTGCAATCCGGCGGATCGAATCGCCGGGAATTGCGCGAGATTTTGGCGCGGGTGCAACGGGATCAGATCCAGTGCATTGTCGTCAATGAATTGGATCGGTTGACCCGCGACATGGTATCGACCATGTTGTTTTTGGAAGAATTGCAGCGCGTCGGCTGTCGGTTTGCCAGTGTGTCAGACGATCTCGACCTCACAACGCCGGATGGTGAACTCAAAATGATGATGCTGGCAATGTTTGCCCATTACTTTCGACGGCAGCTATCCCGCAAAGTCAAGGGCGGCCAAGCCGAACGCGCCAAACAAGGTAAACGGCATGGAGAACGGCCGTTTGGCTATCGACCGCATGGGGATTCCTGGGTGCCCGATCCCCAGGAAGCGCCCGTAGTGCAACAGATCTTTCAGTGGTATCTTCAGGACCAATTGGGGTTTCGGGCCATTGCGCAACGCCTCAATGCGGCCGGAATTCCCGGTCAACGCGGGCGCACAGGGACGTGGGATGTCCGAACCGTGGAACGCCTCTTGCGGCGGGAAGCCTATGTGGGGGATACCATCTATGGACGATGGATTCAGGAGACGGATCGGGAGGGGCACACGCATGTCCGGCGCCAGACGCCGCAAATCATTCGGGACACGCACCCGGCGATTATTGATCGGGAGACGTGGAATCGGGCACAAGATCGTCTCCGAATTCGGCAGAGCCTGGGGCGACGCACCCATGATTCGCCGTATTTGTTCTCCGGGTTGGTGCGGTGTGGGGCGTGCGGCGCCTCGATGGTGGTGGTGCGGACCGGGCGGCGGCAACCCGACGGTCGCCGGGCCCCGGTCTATTGTTGTCGGGCCTATCACACGAAAGGACAATGCTCCACCGCGACCAAAATCCCGGTCGCCGATCTGGATGCCGCCGTCTTGGGGGCTTTGCGTGAGGAGTTCCGGCAAGTCCAAACCGCTCCGACGCCCGAGCAGGTAGCCCGATGGTTAGGGGATGATCCCGTGATGGCTCAAGCCCAAGCCGCGCGGCACCGGGCGGCGCAACGGCTGGCGGCGATCCCAGCTATGCTGGCGCGTGCCGAGGAGATGGCCCTCGCCGGAGCGTATACGATTGACGAATATAAGCAGGCGAAAGCCCGCTTGCTCGCAGAACAAGCCGAGTGCGAAGCCGTATTACATGCGCCTTGGCCGCAACTGGACGATCCGCAACGGCTGGCGGCGCGGGTCGCGGCCCTGATTCCGCAATTGGAAGCGGCATTAACCGCTGACGTCACCACCGCCCGGCCGTGGATTCAGTCGGTGGTCGAACGCATTGTCTGTCATCCCGGCCGACACATTACGGTGACGTGGCGCAGCGCGGGAGAGGAAGTCTGCCCAGTGGCCGTGGGGGCAGCCCAACGTCCATCCGAGTAG
- a CDS encoding Flp pilus assembly complex ATPase component TadA, protein MTTTVSLSMWDLVDQQILSAETAYRLVTHVRQHHRLLVTGSSGTGKTTLLRALLHESLMPDQSVVIVQPLNEWPSLPGARDLRITGPLTMSTLDLVQTISPDYVIIDHEGDGSEILHAVVHHPYPGLLMTWNTGIQRDPAILKAWDLVVRCSRDVHYRRTVEIIHDMAIDNL, encoded by the coding sequence ATGACCACAACAGTTTCGTTATCCATGTGGGATTTGGTGGATCAGCAGATATTAAGCGCAGAGACGGCCTATCGGCTCGTAACCCATGTTCGGCAACACCATCGCTTGCTGGTGACTGGATCATCAGGAACCGGTAAAACGACGCTCTTGCGAGCTCTTCTCCACGAAAGTTTGATGCCCGATCAATCGGTGGTGATTGTCCAACCACTGAACGAGTGGCCATCGTTGCCAGGGGCACGAGATCTGCGCATCACCGGACCGCTTACGATGTCTACTCTCGATCTCGTACAGACAATATCCCCTGATTACGTGATCATTGATCACGAAGGTGATGGTTCGGAGATTTTGCATGCTGTTGTTCATCATCCCTATCCGGGACTGCTGATGACGTGGAATACAGGGATTCAGCGTGATCCCGCGATCTTAAAGGCATGGGATCTCGTAGTGCGGTGCTCTCGGGATGTCCATTATCGTCGCACGGTCGAAATTATTCATGACATGGCCATTGATAACCTCTAA
- the pgl gene encoding 6-phosphogluconolactonase → MPRGHIHISPSLEDVVDNLTHWLIEEAHNAIQDHGHFRLALSGGSTPKALYSYLAQEPYQSQIDWSRTEIFFSDERDVPPTHPDSNYQMANKALLARLKTPPWAIHRWYTEYSPPLALADYRAHLTANGTASYPPSLDVILLGLGPEGHTASLFPDQPVLQSHDIVAHVFVPSHHSWRYTFTLPLINHAHQIAFLVTGESKQAIISELFLEHCDVPAARVNPVHGELHWFLDKASAKAISQS, encoded by the coding sequence ATGCCACGAGGCCATATCCATATTTCCCCTTCTCTTGAGGACGTTGTCGACAATCTGACGCATTGGCTCATTGAAGAAGCACACAATGCTATTCAAGATCACGGGCATTTTCGTCTTGCCCTATCAGGAGGCAGCACGCCTAAAGCACTCTATTCGTATCTCGCTCAGGAACCGTATCAAAGCCAAATCGATTGGTCACGGACCGAAATCTTCTTTAGCGATGAGCGCGATGTTCCCCCGACTCATCCAGATAGTAATTATCAAATGGCTAATAAGGCTTTATTAGCCCGTCTCAAAACCCCACCATGGGCTATCCACCGCTGGTATACAGAATACTCGCCGCCCTTAGCCTTAGCAGATTACCGTGCCCATCTCACGGCGAATGGCACAGCATCCTATCCCCCGTCATTAGATGTGATCTTGCTCGGGCTCGGACCAGAAGGACACACGGCTTCGTTGTTTCCCGATCAACCTGTCCTTCAAAGCCACGATATTGTCGCGCATGTTTTTGTGCCAAGCCACCACTCGTGGCGTTATACCTTTACCCTGCCGCTTATTAACCACGCACATCAGATCGCGTTTTTAGTGACAGGAGAAAGCAAACAGGCGATTATTTCCGAACTCTTTTTGGAACACTGTGATGTTCCGGCGGCACGCGTAAACCCGGTTCATGGTGAACTGCACTGGTTTCTTGATAAGGCCAGTGCTAAAGCGATATCCCAGTCTTAA
- a CDS encoding DUF6036 family nucleotidyltransferase, giving the protein MFLTNQDNVHQALKMLDSHSAWPPDAEAVIIVVGGAALAFYNPTTIRETDDLDGILLTSSVPSEQVIQMAEQIGISFRAGSVMWMPEDWEDRIQWSNWEFRHLRVGWLDPYDWVISKLGRWIGHDSHDVEMIAAQLDPETLYHRVRQALPDFIGDEQRVRWNWRDLVEGMQWSPHLRNL; this is encoded by the coding sequence ATGTTTTTAACAAATCAGGACAATGTTCATCAGGCTCTTAAAATGCTTGATAGTCATTCAGCGTGGCCACCTGATGCTGAGGCGGTCATTATTGTGGTTGGAGGCGCTGCATTAGCGTTTTATAATCCCACAACGATTCGAGAAACCGATGATCTCGATGGGATTTTGTTGACTTCCTCGGTTCCTTCGGAGCAAGTGATTCAAATGGCCGAGCAAATTGGCATTTCGTTTCGTGCGGGTAGTGTTATGTGGATGCCAGAAGATTGGGAAGACCGGATTCAATGGAGCAATTGGGAATTTAGGCATTTGCGGGTGGGATGGCTCGATCCGTATGATTGGGTTATTAGTAAGTTGGGACGTTGGATTGGGCACGATTCACATGATGTGGAGATGATTGCGGCTCAACTGGATCCGGAAACTTTGTATCATCGTGTGCGCCAAGCCCTCCCAGATTTCATTGGGGATGAGCAGCGCGTTCGGTGGAATTGGCGCGATTTGGTGGAAGGGATGCAATGGTCGCCTCACTTGCGGAACTTGTAA
- a CDS encoding glucose-6-phosphate dehydrogenase assembly protein OpcA gives MESQTLHWDHPNIKGPELLELLRTSVPQSLGGVIPVTATVLTLGLYVKGIPTTDWIGFAGKIARVHPARVLIINPISADGDDTSTQVDAQLSATITYRRPNDPPILFSECVQMNLKGGLANHWIDLVQSLIKSDLPAYLLWLGVPPLPGFRWDLLSTGFTHLVIDTEQTGLGPWKTAILTGKPLGMVVDDLYWQRLGLWRAHWANLTDYPEGLRTLTHPDKIVIEWPVSKSTGWRLLVGWLMDRLHWQVVDVEPTYMTITTEHGQIIPIEIHNADDPAFSFYHGPYILSSQEVEDELQSKLHQGSEVLYEMVDPCNIADPVTDVVKLLNRGHDQLFDQALTALILNERV, from the coding sequence GTGGAGAGTCAAACACTGCACTGGGATCATCCAAATATCAAAGGTCCTGAGCTTCTGGAACTGTTGCGCACCTCCGTCCCGCAATCACTAGGGGGCGTAATTCCGGTGACAGCGACCGTTCTGACCTTGGGACTCTATGTGAAGGGAATCCCAACCACGGACTGGATAGGCTTTGCCGGCAAAATTGCCCGGGTACATCCCGCACGGGTTTTAATTATTAATCCTATATCTGCGGACGGAGATGACACTTCTACCCAAGTAGACGCTCAACTTTCCGCCACCATTACCTACCGCAGACCCAATGATCCGCCGATTTTATTCTCAGAGTGTGTGCAGATGAATCTGAAAGGAGGCTTGGCTAATCACTGGATTGATCTGGTGCAGTCGTTGATTAAATCAGATCTCCCAGCCTATCTCTTGTGGCTCGGGGTTCCTCCCCTGCCCGGATTTCGTTGGGATCTTTTGAGTACTGGGTTTACGCATTTGGTGATTGATACAGAGCAGACGGGTCTTGGTCCATGGAAAACGGCGATTCTCACGGGAAAACCGCTAGGAATGGTCGTGGATGATCTTTATTGGCAACGCCTGGGTTTATGGCGTGCCCATTGGGCTAACTTGACCGATTATCCCGAAGGGCTACGGACCCTAACACATCCGGACAAAATTGTGATTGAGTGGCCTGTGTCCAAGTCTACGGGTTGGCGCTTATTAGTGGGATGGCTCATGGATCGGCTGCATTGGCAGGTTGTCGATGTTGAACCTACTTATATGACTATAACAACCGAGCATGGACAAATCATTCCGATCGAAATCCATAACGCGGATGATCCGGCCTTTTCTTTTTACCATGGCCCATATATCCTATCTTCGCAAGAAGTCGAGGATGAACTGCAATCAAAGCTCCATCAAGGTTCGGAAGTGTTATATGAAATGGTCGATCCCTGTAATATTGCCGATCCGGTTACAGACGTGGTCAAGTTGCTCAACCGCGGTCACGACCAATTATTCGATCAAGCCTTGACAGCATTAATTCTCAATGAACGGGTATAG
- a CDS encoding FtsK/SpoIIIE domain-containing protein, producing the protein MWAWLILLVMIGLGWHVAAIHHWVPAVPWNGAAAWHALWSPLPFSVPRPPGTLGRIPGRHSSLRGVMLPSHHVPIAWGAIGWGVGLGLGGLWVLIGTLAWLYHTPASVRNGQTWRDWMLWRWPMIVLGTLTHQPSWVTEAFHRYHRTWTAGGNSTGIDPTWQTVAHVLDAGLARSLGDAIWMTGPDGGPVRRIQIVADGGGVHPAWSHGFDAEMMQAWMQWATQWAEIALHHAGVPGSWTVSDEGVVHRGRDPQHGPSQQVVSGDLPSPASRTTQDGLSDTTRWGAQGLTWQDLRSAAPNPLPLLTTPLPADRVQEVVQVLAHLGFPDVEAIGGQRGLTVDVAKIRPPAALAKRILAESATLAGQLGHGNLPLRMTYVDGEPGVIAVERPRPDRQFVDLVTALARTDPDDRQKIQRMAVPICLGVTPNGRVVWSDITTWPHCLIGGSTNSGKTTVISSMLTSITITMSPSDLRITVVDPKAGSSFPWIYHMPHVDAVLLDPEDVVALVAQWADEQETRYKQFAKLKVPDLITARQRGILSLPYRLLVIDEYKDLKDHLDKETLKEFERNIGRLGQKARGAGFYLWIATQHPLANIISSPLKANLPTRIALLTSSTSDSQVILDRPGAETLLGKGDALFLPADATEPIRIQAPIVSQESLWTYIIEAWKNQQNT; encoded by the coding sequence GTGTGGGCGTGGCTCATTTTGTTGGTGATGATCGGGTTGGGGTGGCATGTGGCGGCCATCCATCATTGGGTTCCGGCGGTGCCGTGGAATGGCGCGGCGGCCTGGCACGCCCTGTGGTCTCCGTTACCGTTTTCCGTCCCTCGGCCACCCGGGACATTGGGACGGATTCCGGGACGGCATTCTTCTCTGAGAGGAGTCATGTTGCCCTCACATCATGTTCCTATCGCGTGGGGAGCCATCGGATGGGGCGTGGGCTTGGGACTCGGCGGCCTGTGGGTGCTCATCGGGACACTGGCATGGCTCTATCACACGCCGGCGTCGGTTCGCAACGGCCAGACCTGGCGGGACTGGATGCTCTGGCGATGGCCAATGATTGTGCTGGGTACGCTGACTCATCAGCCATCATGGGTGACGGAAGCCTTTCACCGGTATCATCGGACATGGACGGCCGGGGGAAATTCCACGGGCATCGATCCGACGTGGCAAACGGTGGCCCACGTGTTGGATGCGGGATTGGCTCGGAGTTTGGGCGACGCCATCTGGATGACCGGGCCGGACGGGGGCCCTGTGCGCCGGATTCAGATTGTCGCGGACGGCGGCGGCGTCCATCCGGCGTGGTCCCATGGTTTTGATGCGGAGATGATGCAAGCCTGGATGCAATGGGCAACGCAATGGGCGGAAATCGCTTTGCATCACGCGGGAGTCCCCGGATCGTGGACGGTCTCGGATGAAGGCGTGGTGCACCGGGGACGGGATCCCCAACACGGACCGTCCCAACAGGTCGTCTCTGGCGACTTACCCTCTCCGGCCTCCCGGACGACGCAGGATGGGTTATCGGATACCACGCGATGGGGTGCGCAGGGATTGACGTGGCAGGATCTTCGGTCTGCCGCGCCGAATCCCCTGCCCTTGTTGACGACGCCGCTTCCCGCGGACCGGGTGCAGGAAGTCGTGCAGGTGTTAGCGCACTTAGGGTTCCCTGATGTGGAGGCCATCGGCGGGCAACGGGGTCTCACGGTCGATGTCGCCAAGATTCGCCCCCCGGCGGCGTTAGCCAAACGCATTTTGGCGGAATCCGCCACGCTCGCGGGGCAATTGGGGCATGGGAATCTGCCTTTGCGCATGACCTATGTGGATGGCGAACCCGGGGTCATTGCCGTGGAACGTCCCCGTCCGGATCGCCAATTTGTGGATCTGGTGACGGCGTTGGCACGAACGGATCCCGATGATCGGCAGAAAATTCAACGCATGGCGGTTCCCATTTGTTTGGGCGTGACTCCGAATGGCCGTGTTGTGTGGTCGGATATTACCACATGGCCCCATTGCCTGATTGGAGGGTCTACGAATAGCGGCAAAACGACGGTTATTTCCTCCATGCTCACCAGTATCACGATTACGATGTCTCCGTCGGATTTGCGGATTACGGTCGTGGATCCCAAAGCGGGATCATCCTTTCCCTGGATTTATCACATGCCGCATGTTGATGCCGTGTTGCTTGACCCGGAAGATGTTGTCGCCCTTGTCGCACAATGGGCCGATGAACAAGAAACCCGGTACAAACAATTTGCCAAATTAAAAGTCCCTGATTTAATTACTGCACGGCAGCGAGGCATCTTATCCTTGCCCTATCGTCTGTTAGTGATCGATGAATACAAAGATCTCAAGGACCATCTGGACAAGGAGACGCTGAAAGAGTTTGAACGGAACATTGGCCGATTAGGGCAAAAAGCCCGAGGAGCCGGGTTTTATCTGTGGATTGCCACCCAACATCCGTTAGCCAATATCATTAGTTCGCCCTTAAAAGCCAATTTGCCCACTCGCATTGCCCTGCTGACATCTTCCACATCAGATTCTCAGGTCATTTTGGATCGCCCGGGCGCGGAAACCCTATTGGGGAAAGGTGATGCGTTATTTCTACCCGCTGATGCCACTGAACCCATTCGCATCCAAGCTCCCATTGTTTCGCAAGAATCGCTTTGGACCTATATTATCGAGGCCTGGAAGAATCAACAAAACACCTGA